The window AAGGGGTTGGAGGCAGATCTGGTTGTTTTGGCCGGCTTTCTTTGGAAGGTTCCAACCCATCTTATCGAAGCATTTCCCAACAAAATCATCAACATCCACCCTGCATTGTTGCCCAAATATGGCGGAAAGGGCATGTATGGAGATAGAGTGCATCAAGCCGTAAAGGCAAATCAAGAAACCGAAACGGGAATCACCATTCACTATGTCAACGAAAACTACGATGAAGGCGCCATCATCTTTCAGGCAAAAACCAAAGTTGACCCTTCAGACACTCCAGAAACCATTGCCCAGAAAGTCCATCAATTGGAATATGAGCATTTCCCAAAAGTGATAGAAATAGTATTGTCCTAATGGCCAAGAAAAAGAAATTTTATGTGGTTTGGAAGGGAAAGCACCCGGGCATTTTTGAGTCTTGGACAGATTGCAAGGCCCAAATTGACGGCGTAAAAGGTGCGCAATACAAATCGTTCGCCACTTTTGAGGAGGCCAAAAAGGCCTTTAATGGCAACTATTTGGAATACAAAGGCAAATCCAAGAGCAAAAGCGAACTAAGTCCCGAGGAACTTTTAAAAATCGGCGAACCCAATTACAATTCCATTGCCGTAGATGCCGCTTCAAGCGGAAACCCCGGAAAGATGGAATACCGCGGTGTGGACACCAAGACCAAACGGGTTCTTTTTCATCAAGGTCCGTTTGAGCAGGGAACCAGCAATGTAGGCGAATTTTTGGCATTGGTGCACGGACTTGCCTTTCTACAACAAAAAAAGAGCGACCGAATCCTGTACTCCGATTCCCGAATTGCCATTGGTTGGGTGCGCAAGAAAAAGTGTGGTACCAAACTGGAAAAAACCGTTAAAAATACCCAGCTTTTTGAACTGATCGAACGGGCGGAACTTTGGCTCAAAAAAAATAGGTTCAACACCCCAATTGTGAAGTGGGAAACCAAGGCTTGGGGAGAAATCCCAGCCGACTTTGGCAGAAAGTAACCTGTCTTTGTGCGGATATTTCCATTTTTTTCATAATTGGAACGCCCTTTATACAAATTGGAAAGGGTAAACCGTATATTTGCACCAAAATTTAGGGAATGGGTAAATTACTGATTGTGGGAACCATGGCATTCGATGCCATTGAAACACCGTTCGGGAAAACTGGCAGAATACTGGGGGGCGCAGGAACCTTTATAGGTTTGGCCGCTTCACAGTTTGATATTGACTCCGCCATTGTATCCGTTGTGGGTGATGACTTTCCACAATCCTACATGGATATTTTAAAGAACAAGGACATTGACCTTAGCGGCGTGGAAGTTGTGAAAGGGGGCAAAACATTTTTCTGGGAAGGAAAATATCATAACGACCTCAACTCACGGGACACTTTGGCCACCGAGCTCAATACCTTGGCCGATTTTAACCCTGTTGTTCCCGACCATTATACCGATGCCGATATTGTGATGTTGGGTAACCTGCATCCCAATATTCAGTTGAGTGTAATTAATCAGATGGAAAAACGACCAAAACTTATAGTTTTGGATACCATGAACTTTTGGATGGACAATACTTGGGACGATTTGATGAAGGTGATTTCCAAAATAGATGTGATTACCATTAATGACGAAGAGGCAAGACAATTGACCAACGAATATTCTTTAGTGAAGGCTGCGGCCAAAATTCAGGAGATGGGTCCCAAATACGTGGTGATCAAAAAAGGGGAGCACGGAGCACTTTTGTTTCATAAGGAGCAAATTTTCTTTGGCCCGGCGCTTCCTTTGGAAGAGGTTTTCGATCCCACGGGAGCAGGTGATACCTTTGCCGGTGGCTTTGCAGGCTATTTGACCGAAGCAGGGAATATCTCTTTTGAGAGTATGAAAAATGCCATCATCCACGGCTCCAATTTGGCGTCGTTCTGTGTGGAACGCTTTGGTACCGAACGGATGGTGGATCTAAAAAAGAGCGAGGTGGATGGCCGCCTGGCTCAGTTTAAGGAGTTGACACAGTTCAATATTGAATTAACATAAATGTTTGCCCTGAGAATTTCGGGGCATTTTTTATTAGGTTTATTATGAGTGATCCCATTAAGCACGAATGCGGAATATCATTGATCCGTTTGCTTAAACCCTTGGAGTACTACAAAGAAAAGTACGGTACAGCTTTTTACGGCGTAAACAAGATGTACCTAATGATGGAGAAGCAGCACAACCGCGGACAGGACGGTGCCGGTTTTGCAAGTATCAAAATGGATATGGAACCCGGGGAACGGTACATGAGCCGTGTACGATCGGCCGAGCAACAGCCCATTCAAGATATCTTCGCCCAGATCAACAATCGCATCAATACCGCTTTAAAGCAAAATCCCGATCGGGAAGATGACGTGGCCTGGCAGAAAAAGAACATCCCATACATCGGAGAACTTTTGATGGGACATGTTCGCTACGGAACTTTTGGAAAAAACAGTATAGAAAGTGTACACCCTTTTTTGAGGCAGAACAACTGGATGCACCGTAACCTTATTGTTGCCGGAAACTTTAACATGACCAATGTTGATGAGCTCTTCGGAAATCTGGTGGAATTGGGACAGCACCCCAAGGAAAAGGCCGACACTGTAACGGTGATGGAAAAAATTGGCCATTTTTTGGATGATGCCGTTGCCAAACTTTACAAACAGATCAAAAAAGAAGGTTATACCAAAAGAGAGGCCTCAGCACTTATCGCCGAACGATTGAACGTAGCCAAAATCTTAAGGAAAGCTTCCAAAAACTGGGATGGCGGTTATGCCATGAGCGGACTTATAGGGCATGGGGATGCCTTTGTGATGCGGGACCCTGCGGGAATCCGTCCGGCCTATTACTATCAAGATGATGAAGTTGTGGTCGTAGCATCGGAACGGCCTGTGATCCAAACCGTTTTCAATGTAAATTTTGAAGATGTGCACGAGTTGGACCCCGGTCATGCCGTAATCATCAAAAAAAGTGGTTCCATGGCCTTGAAACAGATTTTGGAACCTACGGAACGTAAAGCATGTTCTTTCGAACGCATCTATTTCTCGCGTGGTAGCGATAAGGAAATCTATCAGGAACGAAAAAAACTGGGGAAATTGGTTTTTCCAGAAATACTGAAGTCCATCGACAACGATTTGGAGAATACTGTTTTCTCCTATATACCTAACACCGCGGAAACGTCGTTCTTTGGAATGGTGAAAGAAGCACAGAATTACCTCAACAAGAAAAAGGAAGAGCAGATTCTGGCCATGGAAGGCAATATCGATAGAGAAGAGCTTCACCGAATCCTCGCCATCCGCCCGCGGATTGAAAAAGTGGCCATTAAGGATGCCAAACTTCGAACTTTTATTACACAAGACAGTAGTCGTGATGATTTGGTGACCCATGTTTACGACATTTCCTATGGTTCCGTAAAAAGCACGGACAATCTTGTGATTATCGACGACAGTATTGTTAGAGGTACCACACTGAAGCGTAGTATCCTCAAAATTTTGGACCGATTATCACCAAAGAAAATCATAGTAGTGTCCTCGGCTCCACAAATCCGCTATCCGGATTGTTACGGTATCGATATGGCCAAACTGGAAGATTTTGTAGCCTTTAAGGCGGCAAAGGCACTTCACGAGGATCACGGCACCACCCATTTGATTGAAGAAATCTATCATAAGTGTGTGGCCCAGACCAAGGCGCCGAACAAAGAGGCCATCAATCATGTCAAGGAGTTCTATGCACCTTTCTCGGCCAAACAGATTTCCAAAAAGATTGGAGAAATCCTGTGTCCAGAGGGCATCAATGCAGAGGTTGAGATTATCTATCAAACCATTGAAGGGCTGCACAGCGCCTGTCCAAAAAATTTGGGTGACTGGTACTTTACCGGAAATTACCCAACTCCGGGAGGAAATAGGGTGGTCAATAAGGCCTTTATCAACTTTTTTGAGGGCAAGAACGAGCGTGCCTATTAACCCAAAATGGCTTAAAAAAGGCTGAAAATGTACACTTTATCGATGAATCCCGTAAAACAGCGTCTTTTTATACGACCAGCAAAGAGCAATCCTACTTTAGTAACTGCCATAGCATAAGTAGGTTAAGTTCATGGTAAGATTTGGGGCAAAAAAGGTGGAAGCTATTCCACCTTTTTTATTTTGCATACTTCTCATAGCCCTAGCATTTAAGCTACTTTTCTTGATATTTATCAATTATTGGAGTTCAACATACACTTCAACCCATTTACAGGAGTTTCGTCTAAAAGCTTACGCAAGAAATAATCCTCCGCCTTACTTTTGGAGGACCATAGCATAAGTAGGTTAAGTTCATGGTAAGATTTGGGGAAAGAAGGCGGAGCATGCTCCGCCTTCTTTATATTTGACTACCAAGGTTTTATCCATTTTATCGATGAACTGCACGTTTTCTTTTTCTTCAAAAAAGTAAAATATTTTTTAAAACCCTTTGTTATTTCTCACAATACCAGTATTTTAGTCTCGCCATAGCATAAGTAGGTTAAGTTTATGGTAAGATTTGGGACGAAAAGGGTGAGGACTTCCTCGCCCTTTTCTATTTTGAAAAAATTCGAAACAAAAAAAGCCGTGCACCAAGTGCACGGCTTTTTATTTATGAATGAACTAGTTACTATTTACTAGCTGCATAATTTTCGGAAACCTTGTCCCAATTGATCACATTAAAGAATGCAGCAATGTAATCCGGTCTTAGGTTTTGGTAGTGCAAATAGTAGGCATGCTCCCAAACATCCAAGCCCAAAATTGGGTATCCCTCACAAGCTACTCCGGGCATAATGGGGTTATCTTGGTTAGGAGTGGAGCAAACTTCCAATTTACCGCCTTTGTGCACGCACAACCAAGCCCATCCAGAGCCAAACTGCGTAGCTGCAGCATTGGAGAACTTTTCTTTAAAGGCATCGAAGGATCCAAAAGCCTCATCAATCGCGGAAGCCAATTCACCGGATGGTTTTCCGCCTCCGTTTGGGGACATTACTTCCCAGAACAGGCTGTGGTTAAAAAACCCGCCTCCATTGTTCCTCACGGCTCCGTTGGACATGTCCAAATTGGAAAGAATATCCACGATTCCCTTCCCTTCCAAGTCAGTTCCTTCAATGGCACCGTTCAGTTTGGTGGTATATCCATTGTGGTGCTTGGTATGGTGGATTTCCATGGTTCTAGCGTCTATATGAGGTTCCAACGCATCGTATGCATACGGTAATTTAGGTAATTCAAAAGCCATAATTATCTTGTTTTTTTAGGTTATTAATCTATTCCCGTAAAAATACGGATTTTAACATTTATATTCCGCTAAAACCATGTTAACATGAGGTAAGGAATTCTTATTTTGCAGGAAAAACGTTTTTGGAGGGGTCTAATTTCAAAATATACAGCGCATCAGCCGGTTCGGGCAAAACCTACGCCCTGGCCAAGGCCTACCTCACCTTACTGCTCTCCAACGATTCACCGGTAAAGTTTCGTCAAATACTGGCCATTACCTTTACCAACAAGGCGGTGGAGGAAATGAAGACCCGGATTCTGGACAACTTGTTCGCTTTTGGACAAGAAACTGTTCCCGAAAAACAGAAAAGTCTGTTCGTTACCCTTTGTGAAGAACTTTCCTTAACGGAGGAAGAATTGCGACAACGTTCCCAACTCATCCTAAAACGGATTCTTCATAACTATTCCTTTTTTGAAATTTCTACCATAGATAAGTTCAACCACAAAATCATAAAGACCTTTGCCCGCGATCTCCATCTGTCCCAAAATTTTGAGGTAGAGCTCAATCAGGATTTATTGTTGGAAGAGGCCGTAGGGCGCTTGTTGGAACGTGCAGGAAACGATGAAGAGCTCACCGAAGTGTTGATTGCCTTTTCCCTCGAAAAAATCGATGATGATAAAAGCTGGGACATTACTTACGATTTGATGGAAATCGGGAAGCTACTGTTCCAGGAAAACCACGCCGAGCATATTGAACCACTCCGTGAAAAATCCATTTCAGATTTTACCCAAATTCAAAAGCTGATTGCCTCAAAAAGCAAGGCCATTCAGGAAAAAGTGAAACAGCTTGCGCAGGATACGCTTTTGGAGATTGAGAACTTAGGGTTTGAATTGAATGATTTCCCCAGTGGAACGCTTCCAAATCATTTTAAAAAAATATCCGAAGGCTTTATTGACATTAAAAGATTATATGCCAATAAGCTCGAAGAGAATTTAAGAGAGAACAAAAAAATCCTTTACGCAAAAGACAAAAGGGACTCTTCTGTTTTAGCTTCTGCCGTTTTAGAGCAGTTTTTACTTATAAAGAAGGACCTCCATCAACTGGTGTATCTTCAAAACATCTACGGCAACATCGTTCCAATGACCGTCTTGAACGAAATCGCCAAGGAAATCAAACATATTGAATTGGACAGGGACATTGTGCCCATCTCGTCCCTGAACGCCATTCTGTCGAAAGAAATCAAAAACCAACCGGTTCCTTTTATTTACGAGCGAATGGGCGAAAAATACCGTCATTACTTTATCGATGAGTTTCAGGACACCTCCAAAATGCAATGGGAGAACCTATTGCCCCTTATTGGCAATGCCTTGGAGAGTGAGGATGAAAGGCACCAACGTGGATCCTTGTTTTTGGTGGGCGATGTAAAACAAGCCATTTATCGCTGGCGAGGTGGCAGGGCCGAGCAATTTCTCCATTTGATCAACGGAAATTCGCATCCTTTTGTAGTGGAACCGAGCGTGCACTCCTTGGATACCAACTGGCG is drawn from Flagellimonas sp. MMG031 and contains these coding sequences:
- the purN gene encoding phosphoribosylglycinamide formyltransferase — encoded protein: MKRIVIFASGSGSNAENIISFFSEKPQAEVVAVLTNKSAAKVLERCDRMGVPGFYFNKPAFRESDAVLRLLKGLEADLVVLAGFLWKVPTHLIEAFPNKIINIHPALLPKYGGKGMYGDRVHQAVKANQETETGITIHYVNENYDEGAIIFQAKTKVDPSDTPETIAQKVHQLEYEHFPKVIEIVLS
- a CDS encoding ribonuclease H family protein, with the protein product MAKKKKFYVVWKGKHPGIFESWTDCKAQIDGVKGAQYKSFATFEEAKKAFNGNYLEYKGKSKSKSELSPEELLKIGEPNYNSIAVDAASSGNPGKMEYRGVDTKTKRVLFHQGPFEQGTSNVGEFLALVHGLAFLQQKKSDRILYSDSRIAIGWVRKKKCGTKLEKTVKNTQLFELIERAELWLKKNRFNTPIVKWETKAWGEIPADFGRK
- a CDS encoding PfkB family carbohydrate kinase; this translates as MGKLLIVGTMAFDAIETPFGKTGRILGGAGTFIGLAASQFDIDSAIVSVVGDDFPQSYMDILKNKDIDLSGVEVVKGGKTFFWEGKYHNDLNSRDTLATELNTLADFNPVVPDHYTDADIVMLGNLHPNIQLSVINQMEKRPKLIVLDTMNFWMDNTWDDLMKVISKIDVITINDEEARQLTNEYSLVKAAAKIQEMGPKYVVIKKGEHGALLFHKEQIFFGPALPLEEVFDPTGAGDTFAGGFAGYLTEAGNISFESMKNAIIHGSNLASFCVERFGTERMVDLKKSEVDGRLAQFKELTQFNIELT
- a CDS encoding amidophosphoribosyltransferase, encoding MSDPIKHECGISLIRLLKPLEYYKEKYGTAFYGVNKMYLMMEKQHNRGQDGAGFASIKMDMEPGERYMSRVRSAEQQPIQDIFAQINNRINTALKQNPDREDDVAWQKKNIPYIGELLMGHVRYGTFGKNSIESVHPFLRQNNWMHRNLIVAGNFNMTNVDELFGNLVELGQHPKEKADTVTVMEKIGHFLDDAVAKLYKQIKKEGYTKREASALIAERLNVAKILRKASKNWDGGYAMSGLIGHGDAFVMRDPAGIRPAYYYQDDEVVVVASERPVIQTVFNVNFEDVHELDPGHAVIIKKSGSMALKQILEPTERKACSFERIYFSRGSDKEIYQERKKLGKLVFPEILKSIDNDLENTVFSYIPNTAETSFFGMVKEAQNYLNKKKEEQILAMEGNIDREELHRILAIRPRIEKVAIKDAKLRTFITQDSSRDDLVTHVYDISYGSVKSTDNLVIIDDSIVRGTTLKRSILKILDRLSPKKIIVVSSAPQIRYPDCYGIDMAKLEDFVAFKAAKALHEDHGTTHLIEEIYHKCVAQTKAPNKEAINHVKEFYAPFSAKQISKKIGEILCPEGINAEVEIIYQTIEGLHSACPKNLGDWYFTGNYPTPGGNRVVNKAFINFFEGKNERAY
- a CDS encoding superoxide dismutase produces the protein MAFELPKLPYAYDALEPHIDARTMEIHHTKHHNGYTTKLNGAIEGTDLEGKGIVDILSNLDMSNGAVRNNGGGFFNHSLFWEVMSPNGGGKPSGELASAIDEAFGSFDAFKEKFSNAAATQFGSGWAWLCVHKGGKLEVCSTPNQDNPIMPGVACEGYPILGLDVWEHAYYLHYQNLRPDYIAAFFNVINWDKVSENYAASK